A window of Castanea sativa cultivar Marrone di Chiusa Pesio chromosome 8, ASM4071231v1 genomic DNA:
GCCCACCAAATTTTGTGTCACTCAAGTGTTTGATTCATAATTAATGTTTTGTAATGATGTTAAAGTTAAAATAACTTAAAatctaatcaattttttatatgctataGTTATTGATCTCCAATCATCTTAACATTTTGCAAGCATATAGGTTATACGGACACGTtgtaatttatcatttgatttaacaaaaaaaaagggaataaaattttattgagcGGTTTAACATTAACAAAAGTTATAACAGGTTTAGCTTAACCCAAACCTTATATGTTTGATGGTTGGTTCTATGTAACATGCGTGTCACAATTTGCATCTTAGTCTCGCTAGAACATAATATTTTGCATATAATGTTAAATTTAAAGtaagttaaaattaatttaaagatTTCATAAATGATATAgctataaaatttttgtttatattgatATTTCACAATCATATAGGGTATAAAAAGACAATATAATATAAAGGTggattataatatatatatatatatatatatatatatatatatcaccactaaaaagatattgaatatagtctaatattaaaaaatgttgtacCGCATGAACTCTCCTATGTACGGGTTTAGATGTGTGTCGAAAATGTGCATCCTGATCTCACCATGACACAATGCAAATCATATTACTTGTTTTTGACCAATCTACCAATCAATTCAATTGATGCCCCCATTTCAAACACGGTATAACAGACATGACACGTGAAGATAAGAGTAAGCATGAACATGAACAGAATCCATGAACCCACGTGcatgagaaaatgaaaattaagagcaacttaattaaattatttgagAGCTTCTATTGTGGTAGCCAATAAGGTCTTTCAATATTTCCAAATGAAGATAGCGAGCATCTACATTAAATCAGCTCAAAGATCAACAAGAGTAGTAGTAATGATAAACAAAATGATGTTTCAAACAGAATCTACTTTGGATCAAAAGGTTACTCATTGGTATGGTCAGTAATACACAGCATTGCTAGCTGCGTGAAAAAGGTTGCACTGTtagatttttcttcttttacttgtttattatactaaattaatttatcttatataataatagtaagaataCCGACCAAGAAATTAATGTGAAACATTTAATGAGATTCGACATGAAGCTAAGATGAAATGATTATTAAAAGGAATCTCATTTCAAGAGATTGAAACTAAAATTATTTGTAGTTGTGGAACCCTAAGACCTTTTCCCTCTCTAGCATTTAATGTTCTTCACATGACTCCAagcttctaatcttttgttccGAGGAAAACAGCACTCTTTCCCTAGTTGTCATGGCatatttatatatcttttttttttatatgaacaTATCTTATAAACTAAGTTTATGTTCTCTTAGACTTTCatctcataatatatatatattttttaaattattgggACCACTTTGctgaattaatttaattaattgcatTGCCTCACAAAACGCGTATTTTTTACttagtttcaagtttcaaacaCCTAAGCTCtaggaagaagaaaaacctCCACACTCTAAACGGTGAGAACCTTGTCATCTTTGTTTTACAGCAATTTTTTAAGCTATACGAATAAAGTAGAGAAAAACAGACATCTCTCACTATCTTAGAGAAATAAAACATGCGAGCTCCAATGCAAACATTAAATGCGCTTGGTGATATGGAAGATTCGATTATTGAGAATTGAGATGTGCATGGTTCTTAAATCTAAAACGGTGGAGATTAGAAGCAATGTTTGAACAAAGGAAAAACTCTGTAGTTACATGGGGTTCAAGTGGCAACTGACCTAAAAATTCAATTGCTTGAGCAGAGTGTAGTTGGATTTCCAATGCCTGTATGTATTCAAAATGAAAGTCTATATTATCAGCTCTATGAAAAGATAAAGCTAGGGTAGCATCAAACGTTAAGAGCACATGACATGATCTGATCATACCAATTAACATTGGACCGTTCTAACTTCTAACTTCTTGCTGCAGGGGATTCGTTTTCCTTAATTTCGATATGGTATATAATTATACGTTTCTCCCACATGAACATGATGTTGATCTGCCCATTTTTAGTAAACTAATacctttttttaatagaatatttGACAAATTATCATATTTGgaagttattttaaaaattagtctTTTTTGAGTTTCCTCACTTGGAGAGACAAGATTCGGAGACAAATTTCATATCTCTTAGGGAAATTCTTCTCTTTAATGTTGAAACCGTATTTAAGATTTAGACAAAGGCccctagtttttctttttaatgcagCCTtacttttacttctttttttttataattcgatagttaGGAAAAAGAGAATTCGAATTCTAGACGTTTCGTTCATAAATATAAGAAAGTACcaactaattaaattataaaactctTACAAAACATacttaattaacaaaaaaattaataatattattaactAAAAATGGCAGGGTGGAATCCCATATCAAAATTACAGTGCAAATAAAGGACAGATTAGACAGCAAAACACGAGCAGCCATTTTAAAACTGGCCCATGATTAAGCAGGCTTGGGCAAGCCCTATAGGTAAATGGGGCAAAGTCTCGCCAATATTCTAACCATTCAAGCCCTGaccagatttttatttttatttttcaattatcagtaaattgaaaaataaaaacctacgcaaccaattttattttatgtcacTGTGATATATCAATTCTCTCTCACAAGGATATAAAGTCAATTACtaataaattttgaacaaaaaaattttactagATGAATTAACCTGTAATTAAACTGACATATATCTTGTGCAGATGATAGGTTGATATTCCTAACCCTCTGTATTTGAGATGAAAACAAGTTCCAGACTAAAAGTTTATCGCCTTATCAGCAATTCAACCCcaacttttgaaaaataacaGTACAAATATCCTTATAATTAACATAGAGAATATATTCCTAAAAATGATAACTATCCACTTTGTCCTAGACGTACAATTCACGTTAAGGGCGTGGTCAAGGCTGAGCGACAGACAGTACCACAATTGTCCATGGTTGGCCCACGAGGCCAATCACAAGTCTATGAAACACACTTGCATCGGCTAAAAATCAAGATCACTGAATGATCATGATTCCACATTTTGACTAAATATGGTTTTTGCTGCTACTTAAGCATGTGATTAAAGTTGTAAAAGAGCTCATTTCTGACGTGAGAAGTGTACACTGTCAAAAAAGGGTGTCCCAGCCCTGGACGAATTATTGGGTCCTTCGAAATTTGAGCAGAAGCCTCCAAAAATTGAGTAAAAGTTAGTAACACGAACAAGCCGTATCCAAAAAAGCTCATCATTACATTTACAATCCATAAGGTGCCACCTAATTACCATGAAGTGTAAATCCAAAAAAGCACTAACTTTTAgaataccaaaaaaagaagggacCAGAATGCAATGACCTCAAAGTTGAATGGTTTATGATTTACTGGTAGTACGTTGCAGGTCATgcaattttctttcatttctcttCTTGATTCCAATTCTGAACATAGTGCTTGCTACACATTTTGTCTCTTTACACAATGAAGGATGTATTATTTTTCCATTCTCAGTGCTCTTCTTTGTCAAGTACTCTGCAGCTTGCGCCTGAACTGAAATGAAGAtggaatttacattgatcaaaTGACAGAAAGGGGCCCTTAATGCGATGTTTTAGGaacttgaaatttatttaattccCAACCAAGAAAAGAATTGATTTTAATTGCCATTAGATCAGAACCAAGATAGATTAGTACAGAATAGTAAACTCTCATTAGACCCAGAGCACTTCATTCTGGGTCCTATCACTAGCTCACTTTCTAAAGATATCAGTCTGAATTAATAACACGACTAGGTAATTAATATCATAACTTCATAAGCCATGAATTATGAAATGGTTGATCATGTGCCAATACTTCTCTAACCATCAATGACAGACGAAAACAAATGAAACCCCATAGAAATTTCCTAATGAAAAAAGCTAATATCGTCTTTTCAAAAAGGAAAActagaaaagttaaaaaatgacAATAAGAACAACATTAACAAGTGCACTATTCACACACTTGTATTCTTAGAGATCAAAACTATACGTCAAACAATCAAAAAGATGTATTCCCAAAAATAATTTACAAGGACCTCAGATAAAAGTATGCCAAAGCAGTTAATTGTGATgagtttttcaaatttatcaaatgTGTCTGTCATACACACGATGCACAATTAAACCAGTATTCTATTTCATACTTACGTTGTTGAAAATTGTGATAATTCAATAGTGCCACCAACTGATGGCAACATGAGATGTCATTTTGAAGATCCCTGCCTTATTCAGAACATGTATTCCATATGTCAAGCTCAAAACATGCTAATTCCGTATATAACTATTTCTCCTTCCATATACACATCACTTATTGGCACAACCATAACTTAAGGCTATGTCTTTCCCCTACATGAATTTTTAGGATACTTAAATGTTCTTCGTCATtgtcatcattatcatcaacTGAATTACAGGCACATAACAAATATAATATCCGAAATTAATACAacataaaaatgagagaaaaaaggaGGTTTGATTCCAAGGAAGGAATGAGAGTGAGAAAAACCATATTCTTGTGGAAGGGGAGTTTTTACAGATTATGAAACCAAAATGTAATATCATTATATGGTTCCAAGCATTTGATAGATAGTTATGAAATTGCACCATCAGTTGTAAGCAGAACTCCGAGGTTTTCCTATGGTATTGAGGGTCATCAGCCAACTACAACCTTATCAATGCAATGGATCACAAATTCAACATGATGGTACAGggggtttgatttatttttatctgcTTCTGTGAATAAATCCCATCTATTGGCTGTTGGCATCAAAGCTAACATTAATATTTGGTTTTTACCAAAATCAGGTTATCTTGCAGATGGCATACCATCTAGGAATCTAAATTGACCCTAAAGTAACTGAGTTGCTGGCTTCAAACTGACCATGTTGGGAAGGTGGATACAAAAACATTTATCAAACAGCTTGGCAGCAGCTACATCTAACCAGCCCAAAAAGACTCTGAGAGCCGGTCAGTCCTATCATATGTTCAAATCAATTGgacaaaaatttcaaagttttcttttcccttcTAAGAAAGCTTGCAAAGAATTTGCACAAATAAAGAAGACCTACCAGAGCATGAAGCGGCTGACGTCATAGCAAAATCTTTTagtctctttattttttcataaacttGCACACTTTCAAAGAATTCATCTATTTTGGGGTTTGCAATATCAGTCTTCTTAAGACATAATAATGCATTTTCACATGCCTGCAAAAGAAAAGGTCAACAGTTAAGACTGAGATTAGTGTAAGGAACCACTAAGTTACCCATGATTTCAAACTAGATCACCTAATacatacacaaaataaaagTCCCAAGATTTGAGTTTCCAACCCATCATGATATTGCATAAAGTAAGGTAGAAAATACAGCAAGTATAACCAATCAGATAATAGAGTTATATTTACATATTACATTGATGATATGAGATTATTTTCTAAACATGGACTTTAGGGCCAGATTAAAGGACAGAGTCACATCTGGAATGGAAAGATAATAGAACCCCTTTGAAATAGAGCTCTAAGCACATGGAAACGAAAAGAAATAACAAGATATTATcaccaaaaaagaacaaaaaaaaatgttaattcaTCTTAACAAAGACCACATGTGACCACTACAAAAGTTATCAAGTTCCCTTCAAGATTAGGATGGATAGATTTTTCACCTATGTTACTCGTGTATACCAAATCAAATtgctaaaaaattcaaaaattctgAAAACTCATAGGCTCAAGGGCAATCTCAATAAGTTGGCCCATTATAGATATTTGTAATCatcaaaattcacaatatttcaAGTTTAGCTAACAGCATTCAGGGATTCCTAAGACTGGACAGATATAACGTTCCCTGATTCCCCATTCTAGACTATGGATATGCACCTCCAAATGCTACGTAACATACTACAATTTAAGAACCACTGATACTCCAAAACCTCCCGTGTGTCCGTCAAAGACACTTTAGATTGTACATGCTGTATTGGGAGGGAAATTCCTTTGGTTTTAGATATGTTTTCACAGAtttgaatatttgttatttattctAAAGAGTCTAAATAAACATAAAAGGCCATGTGGCATTTCAGGTGACATCTAGTCAacacaaatatattattgtttGCTGCATCATGAAACTTTTTCATGCACTACTTAACAGTAATGACtattttgagtcttttgacaTGAAAAAAAGATTAAGGACTTAAATAATACGTTAGGGACCATTTTAAAACAGAGGACAGAGGTAAATAGTAATTATACCACAAATAAATATACCtcaagagatatatatatataactactTGTCATATGTCAGTTGTGTTTGTGTCCATGCTTCTTAGACTACAATTGATGtatttaataccaaaaaaaaaaaaaaaggctcattgTGGCATCGCAGTTTCTCAAAATAAGATTACCACTTTAGTTTGACTCGTAAATTCAAGCAGCACCAGAATAGAATCAATATAGAGATTACCTTTCCAGCAATAGAGTAGAAACCATTATCCAACGAGTGTTGGGCAAAATTTAGCCATTCCAAATAAGAAACTTCTAGCCATTGGCAACTTGTAGACTTGAGTTCCCGCATATGCAAGGCCTCGTATCTCAAAGCCAAGCAGCTCTGAAAGCATTCAgtgtgaaaataaaaataaaaaataaaaaaataaacaatcatGGATCATCAATACAGATCTAGCATTACAAATTACAAAGGCCTTGTAACACAGTTTAGCCGAGTAATTTCATAACACCAtgtattttagaaaaattagattttaaaataataataaaagtaaatcaGAATGTTTTGAAGTAACATAATTAAACTCTTTCAAAAGTAAATTAATCAAACACAACCTGAACTAATCATCACAAATTCAAATTCCAGGCGTATTCAAATGATTTCAGATTAAAATCGAAACAACGCTTTCAACATCTCCTAATTCAGGCCAGCCATCTCGATCGGTAAAACCAAAATTAGCTAAAATGTAATCAGTGATTATATTGACTATTCCAGTATGCATTCTCACGCAAATTATTAATGATTCAAATTGAGAGCATAGTTTAATTAATCTGTGAGGGGAATAAGAGTAAGTGCCTCGACATCGGCTATTAAAGCGAAAGCGCGGACGAAGAATTCAATAGTGATAAGCTTTTGGTGGACAGATTTGTAGGCGATTTCGCGAATGGCGGAGAGCGATTCGGATCTGAGGAACACTCTCAAGGTGGATTGGACTTCCTTGAGCGATTTCACAGATTTGGAAACCAAAAGAGATTCGAGGATTCGAAGAGCTGCGTCGTTGAGTCTGCCAAATGAGGAATTGAGAGAGCAAGGAATAAGAATTAGATTGAAATTTAGAGGGAACAAGGAAGAGTGATTCACCTTCTGCTTTTGATTAGGGAGCGGAAGAGGCAGATTTGCTGAGCCAATGGGTCTGAGTCGTCTGACATTTTGGAGGGAATTGGCGGGTTGAGGATTGGGATTTCAAAAACTTACTGGCTTTCTCATATATGCTGCACTTTCAAGACCATTTCTTAAATCTTAAGCGATAAGCTATGGAAGTTTATTATCGTGTTTGGatactgtttattttgttaaaaattaaaaataaaaataataaaaaatttagttactaTTTATTAGTGTTTACTACTTTTTAGCACTATTTATTTGTCTATTTGCACTATTCATGTTTCATGAATAGTGCAAGAGGCGCTAatctgagaaaaaaaataaaaaaaaaaggcaaaaacacaaacacaacagaCGTAGCCTGGATCCAAACGGAGCTAGTGTCCGTTTGGTTTACGCATCCACATCTCTTGTTTTGCGTttttggcttcttcttttttttttttttttaaagtccaaCACCTCTTTTACTGTTAATCGGATACGAATAGTACAAACAAGTAaataaacagtaattttttttttaattttttttaattttcaacaaaataagcggtatccaaacgcacaTTTAATGTTAAGTTGGCTTTAGAAGATACAGGTGAAATTGATCTCCTCAATAacaattaaactcaaaattcttcgctcttttttaagaaaaatttacttttgcatttattcttttctttttcttttttcttgataatttgGATGAGAAAGGATTTGAACCCTCGATAATAAaggtgacattttttttttaagcgaaGCCATATATTTTTACTAACTACTTTCTTGTTTCTATAACTACCAGGCAGCTTAATCACTAGAATATTTAGGGCCCGTTttgtacatgtgtttaaaaactgaaaattgttgtttgaaaacatttgtgGAAATACGTataggtgaaaaaatgtgtgaaaatacatgtaatattgtttaaaaactgaaaatgattatttgaaaacacaaaccaaacacccccttattTAGGCAATGGCCTAAACCACAAATTGAAAAAGGCCatctattaataaataaataattaaggtCTCTCATTTAGGagaaaaaattcttttattgGCCAATAAAATGTCTTGTCTATTTGTCtcacaatataaaaattttaatttatgccCAAAATTTTAATCGTAAAAAAGAGTTCAACGAGTATCACCATTGTGGCAGGAAGGGACTCTTCACTCAGCGTGAAGGAATAGTGGTAGCTCGGGGGTGGGGGAGTAGAGGATGAGGCCTACTACAAACGTTGAGGAATGGTGAAGGTGGACGGGTGGCCAACAGCCTCGGGAAGGCCTTAATGCTGCCCGAAAGGAAATTGCAAATGAGGACATTGTCCTCAACCTTAAATTGCACTCCATAGCAGTGAGGTTTTTCCTTGGCCACTTTTCAATAAcgtagtgtgtgtttggcaaaaattatttttgccaatttattttactattcagcttatttttgctattattcagcttatttttgctattattcagcttatttttgctactattcatggatcgtactgcactttttgatactattcataggtctcactatactattttagctaacttttacctttatctgcagtattttcagtaaaaagttatcaatttcagcaaaataagtagatCTCAAACAAAcctgtaatatatatttatacctTATAGCCCTAGcactaatgtttttttttaatcacaggCCAGGTGAAGGGTGCATCTGCTCGAAGATCGGCTGAAGAAAGCCAACGAAGAGACCGACGGTGAGAAGGCCCTACGGCAAGTCATGGAATCCACCCTCCAAGAGAAAAATCGAGAGGTCTTACAAGTAGAGAAGAAGTTGGCCACCGCTGAGAGGGCACGGGCCTCAATCGATCAAAAGGTGGTGGTTCTACAGGGGAAGATCAAGGAGTCTGATACCAAATTGGCCTAGGCCTTAAGCGTGATCAAGGTCCGAGATGAAGAGCTTGCAGCCACGAAGAGGGGTCAAGAGCAAGCTGAGCAAGACAACTATGACCTCAGCCTTGATGATGCCAAGCGCTCCACAGCCAAGGTCATAAAGGAGGCAAGGCTGGCAGGATATTTAGAAGGGTGGGTGGCTACCCTTGACGCTATAAACCTCCCTCTAACCTCCCTATTCAGGGACCTGTCCCAAGTTCCCCTGCCCGAGGACCCACCAATTGAAGAGGTCCATCAGGGAGGGCAGACCGGGGCAGAAGAAGACAACCCCAATTTTCGTGAACTCTTGAAGGAGATTGAAGCTCACACCACTAACGCCGATGTCATCGACGTGGGACAATCCAAGCCCTCTAGGGACCGTTCAGCCCCCTGTGGCTTCTGTCAGGTCGGAAGTTGTTGAGGATGCCCCCGATCCTACTCCCCTTATCATCAAGCAGAGCCCTAATCCTACTCCCCCTTTAATTAAGCAGAGCCCAGTGCTTGATTGGGCTTCTTGcaaattgtattttttgtttttgttgttattactgtttattttgatttatttatgtATCTTTCAAATTTGCATGGTTGAATTTCTATTTGGTGCCTAAAATCATTTACATGCTTTTTACCCTGATGTCATGACActtaatttttgataaaaagaaaaagaagggtgTTAGCATGGTACTCGAACCTCGAATGTTTACATCTTTCCCACCCCCCCCCTTACCCCCGCCTTTTTTTACTTAGATTTTTATCCAATTAGTGACTAAAGTCAGGCCGAGGTCAGGCTTTTGTCCTTAGTTAGGTTTCCACTTAGTCGGTGACCGGAATCAAGCCAAGACTAGGTTTCTGTCCttgacaattttttaagttCCCACCTAGTCAATGACCAAAGTCAAGCCAAAATTAGGCTTTTGCcctcaataattttttaggttttcttctAGTCAATGTTTGGGGTCAGGCCAAGGCTAGGCTTTTGTCGacaattttttaggtttccACATAGTCGATGACCGGAGTCaggccaaagcttggcttctgtCCTTGACAATATTTTTAGGTTTCCACCTAGTCGGTGACTAGAATCAAGCTGAGGCTAGGCTTTCATCCTTGATAATTTTGAGGTTTAGAATTTATTCAATCTCCTCGGGCCTGCCTATAGTACGCTTCATTGTGATTAAATACAAATAACCAGACAACTACAACAACTTTACATAAACGAATTTGCATAATACAACTACACTAATGCTAGTAGAAATACTTCTTGAGGTTGCTTACATTCCATTGCTGAGGAAGGGGGTCTCTCTTCTAAATCTTCCAAGTAATAAGCCCCAATGCCAACCCTTGCGATCACGCAGTACAGGCTTTCCCAATTTAGGGCTAGCTTTCTCAAACTAAGTTCCTTCATGCTCCCAGCACTCTTTACAAGACAAGGTCTCTAGCAACAAACTCTCTTAGCCTCATGTTTCTATTATACCCTCTAGAAAGCTTCCACTGGTAGTCAACCAATTGGATGGATGCTATCTCTTTGTTTTCCTCCATGAAGTCTAATTGCTCGATCATAAATTGGTCATTCTCATTCGGGGAGAAACTCATAGTCCTCATGCTTGGCAAGCCAATTTTCATTGGTATTGTAATGCCCCggcccacttaaaaaaaaagaaaagaggaggaGGGTCAGATTTTTAAGGAGCCAAACGTGACCCACCAACCCCTTATTTCCCCACCACACACTCACAAATATCTCTTCTCTCAGCCGGCCACCTATCTTCctcatttgtttgtttcttttctcacacacacacacactcctcTCTTCACTCCCTCACACTCTCCCACGGTACCCACTCCACACCACCACAtccaccatcattttttttttctagcaaGATCACCGGAAAACTCTATAGGAACCTCTAAGGCACCTTCATCTCTTTTGATTTAAGGTAAGACTCTTAATCATTTGGTGGGTTTATATGCTTTTGCTTGAGGTTATGTTTATCTAagatttaataataatacccatgtgatttatgagcattagaaatgatatttatgtgtttttatatgGGTTTTGGTCTTGGTGGATGTATTTGATGAGTGGCTTTATGATTTTTGCAATGGTGATTAGCTAAGTGGTGAAGATTTGAGTGTTTTGGCTCTTTAATGTGAAATAGTTgttgaatctaatttttattgtgtatTTGGAGCTAGTGGAGGATTTACATTTGGGGTTTGTAATAGTGGGTAttgttatatatgttgttgttttgtgGGTCTCTTGAAAATGACATGTATATTGAGGAAGAAATTCATAACGTGTTAGGATCTTTTATGGTAAAGGTGAAGCTTGGAATGACATGATGATAAGTTGGAATCTATGTCTTATAATGGaattgttgagaaactttggaagtgcaATACATTatttgtgaggttaaatgcTAGGCTTGCCTGATTAACTTCTTAGTTAGCAATTTCTAATTCATAACTAGATGCAATGTCAAGCTTTATGCCTATTGTAATAAGTttgcttgatattgtttaggttctagctaatcttaTTTGGAACTTGGAAAATTAAGCCTTTTTGTGGGTTGCAAGGTAAGGAGCTTTTTAATGGGAGTTTTTGGAAGATAATCATAttgcataaatgttgtttttttggccaaacacatttttggaaattatatatgaatctatgttttcttaaaagtgttgtgttgtgttgtgttgtgaccctattatatattattatatataaaaatgcatcatatttggtattgcatttggggaaatgcatggATTGTTGACATAGAAAATATGAGCATCTTTGACTTAATCCTATGATAAGGAATTCATGGACTTTATGGTATATTGGAAACTTAAAAGTGCTTATTTATCTTGTCTTGTATTATTTGGGAAATATTGATGCAAAACATTTTTGACAAGAAATACTTTTGAGAATATTGTGGATATTTGGTTGTTGTAATACCTTATTAAACTACTTGGAAGTAAACTATGTATCTTGAATACAATGAACTTGTGAGCTTTTGATGTGGCTTTGCCCTTGTGCTATGATGTTGGTGATTACCTTGTCTTGGTGACAAAAAGCCAAGTTGGAGACTCACACTTTGTATGACACTGGTAAATCCTTGAGTGTGTGGGTGAGGCCGCTACCTATAGGGCCAAAATACCACATGCAAAAGGGATACCGTGCGACACGTCATTCCCTGCTGCCTATGAGGGGGGAGAGGTAAATCCTGAAGTGTGTGGGTGAGGCCAGGCAgggccaagagaccacatgTAAAAGAGGTACTACATGACGTGTTATCCCCTGCTGCCGATGGAGGGGATAGGTAAATCCTTGAGGATGTGGGTGAGGCTTGGCAGGGCCAATAGACCACATGCCAAAAGAGGTACATATCATGCTAGTGTGTTTGGGCTCTAACTTGTTTATGGTGGTATGATGTCTGGGTGATATCTCTGTCCTTGTTGGTCCTTGTTGCATCTTGGGTGAGGTTTTCTAGT
This region includes:
- the LOC142608396 gene encoding protein DOUBLE-STRAND BREAK FORMATION, translated to MSDDSDPLAQQICLFRSLIKSRRLNDAALRILESLLVSKSVKSLKEVQSTLRVFLRSESLSAIREIAYKSVHQKLITIEFFVRAFALIADVESCLALRYEALHMRELKSTSCQWLEVSYLEWLNFAQHSLDNGFYSIAGKACENALLCLKKTDIANPKIDEFFESVQVYEKIKRLKDFAMTSAASCSVQAQAAEYLTKKSTENGKIIHPSLCKETKCVASTMFRIGIKKRNERKLHDLQRTTSKS